A single Stutzerimonas stutzeri DNA region contains:
- a CDS encoding FKBP-type peptidyl-prolyl cis-trans isomerase produces MSDELQIEDLELGSGKPVVKGALITTHYRGQLEDGTVFDSSHERGRPFQCVIGTGRVIKGWDIGLMGMRVGGRRRLHVPAHLAYGERQVGKHIRPNSDLYFEIELLEVLTRDD; encoded by the coding sequence ATGAGCGACGAATTGCAGATCGAAGACCTCGAACTCGGCTCAGGAAAGCCAGTCGTCAAGGGCGCCTTGATCACCACCCACTATCGCGGCCAGCTTGAAGACGGCACGGTCTTCGACTCCAGTCATGAGCGCGGCAGACCCTTCCAGTGCGTGATCGGTACAGGCCGCGTGATCAAGGGCTGGGACATCGGGCTGATGGGCATGAGGGTCGGCGGCAGGCGCAGACTCCACGTCCCGGCCCATCTGGCGTACGGCGAACGCCAGGTGGGCAAACACATCAGGCCGAATTCCGACCTGTACTTTGAAATCGAGTTGCTGGAGGTGCTGACGCGCGACGACTGA